The following proteins are co-located in the Desulfobulbaceae bacterium genome:
- a CDS encoding twin-arginine translocase TatA/TatE family subunit: MFGLGTPELIIIMGIAFLVFGGKKLPEIGAGLGKGIRSFKNGLRDVEDTGKNMLENNVPGMKEINSLKTEIKETADLNSTKS, encoded by the coding sequence ATGTTTGGACTAGGAACACCAGAATTGATTATCATCATGGGAATCGCCTTTCTCGTCTTTGGCGGCAAAAAGCTCCCTGAAATCGGCGCCGGACTTGGCAAGGGCATCAGATCGTTCAAGAATGGTCTCCGCGATGTGGAAGATACAGGTAAAAACATGCTGGAAAACAACGTCCCAGGCATGAAGGAAATAAACTCACTAAAAACAGAGATCAAGGAAACCGCCGACCTGAATTCGACCAAGAGTTGA
- a CDS encoding response regulator produces MKQLSQCTVLIVDDTRENIDILIGAMSSASYDVMVAMDGLTALELAQRDVPDLILLDIMMAGMDGYEVCRRLKNSPATKDIPVIFLTALAEISSKTKGFQCGAVDYITKPFEVEEIRVRVKTHLSLQLARQDLARQNELLEQHVRERTKELSLTQEVTIDCLAGLAEHRDPETGGHILRTKHYIQLLANHLRHHSRFKRLLEEFTIDLFCKSAPLHDIGKVGVADSILLKPGTLTDEEFQEMTKHTVYGRDAIAAAEKKLGGNSFLRIAADFAYTHHEKWDGSGYPQGLKGEEIPLAGRLMALADVYDALISKRVYKLPCPHHQAVRIITEGDGRTSPSHFDPEILAAFTVLQEEFRLCALRFADFEEERSVLRRRVAD; encoded by the coding sequence ATGAAACAGCTTTCGCAATGCACGGTGTTGATTGTTGACGATACCAGGGAGAATATTGATATTCTGATCGGTGCCATGTCTAGCGCCTCTTATGATGTGATGGTCGCTATGGACGGGTTAACCGCTTTGGAGCTTGCCCAAAGAGACGTACCTGATTTAATCCTTCTTGATATCATGATGGCCGGCATGGATGGTTACGAGGTTTGTCGACGATTAAAAAACTCTCCTGCCACCAAGGATATCCCGGTGATTTTTTTAACTGCCCTTGCTGAAATTTCAAGCAAGACCAAAGGGTTTCAGTGTGGGGCCGTGGATTATATTACCAAACCTTTTGAGGTCGAGGAGATTCGCGTCAGGGTTAAAACTCATCTTTCTTTACAATTAGCCAGACAAGATCTGGCTCGACAGAATGAGCTTCTAGAGCAGCATGTGCGGGAGCGGACCAAGGAACTGTCTTTAACCCAAGAGGTCACCATCGACTGCCTGGCGGGATTGGCTGAACACCGTGATCCGGAGACCGGCGGTCATATCTTGCGTACTAAGCATTATATCCAGTTGCTTGCCAATCACCTTCGCCATCATTCCAGATTCAAGCGCCTGCTCGAAGAGTTCACCATTGACCTCTTCTGTAAATCAGCTCCGCTTCATGATATCGGTAAAGTCGGGGTTGCTGACAGTATTCTGCTTAAGCCTGGTACGTTGACGGACGAGGAATTTCAAGAGATGACCAAGCACACCGTTTACGGTCGTGACGCCATTGCTGCGGCCGAAAAGAAACTCGGGGGTAATTCTTTCCTGCGGATTGCCGCAGACTTTGCTTATACCCATCATGAAAAATGGGATGGCTCCGGTTACCCGCAAGGCCTGAAGGGAGAGGAAATCCCCCTTGCCGGCCGCTTGATGGCGTTGGCTGATGTGTATGATGCCCTGATCAGCAAACGGGTTTATAAGCTGCCCTGTCCTCACCATCAAGCAGTAAGGATTATCACCGAGGGTGACGGCCGTACTTCACCCTCACATTTTGATCCGGAAATATTGGCCGCCTTTACTGTGCTTCAGGAAGAGTTCAGGCTCTGTGCCCTGCGGTTTGCCGATTTCGAGGAAGAAAGGAGTGTGCTCAGGAGGAGGGTTGCGGATTAA